The DNA sequence GCGTCTCCTGAATCTCGAAACTGAACGGCGCAAGGCGTTGGCGCTGGCCAATCAGGACCCACTGACTGGTCTGGGTAACCGACGGCTGTTGCAGAGTGAGTACGAAGGCTTTATCGAGAGCGGTTCCGCCCACCGAAAACCCATGTACCTGATCATGATCGACCTGGATTATTTCAAACAGATCAATGATCAATACGGCCACGATGCTGGAGACCAGGTGCTGAGAGAAGTGGCCCGATTACTTAGGGCGCATTGCCGGGACACCGATGTCTGCATCCGCTACGGTGGTGAGGAGTTCGCCTTGTTGGTGCGAACCGACGGAGTACAGTCGGCACGCGCTATTGCCGAGCGAATCCGCGAAGAGTTTGCCCGAACGCCGACGCTCTACGAAGGACACTCCATCGCACACACACTCAGTTGCGGTGTGACCCCGGTGCAACGTCACGGCCAGGCGCTGAGCGTCAATGAAATGATGAAACACGCCGATCAGGCGCTGTATGAAGGCAAAGCGGCAGGACGCAATTGCACGGTCATCTATCGTGACAGCCTGTCGAATCCCTCATTACAGACTATTCAATGAGACCCTGAGCCATGACTGACTATCTGCGGAAAACCCCTACGGAGGTTCTTAGTGAGTGATACCGATCTGCGCGACCACCTTGCGGTTGAGCGCACCCACCTGGCCAACGAGCGTACCCTGCTGTCCTACATACGCACGGCGCTGTCCGTCATCATCGGTGGCGGTGTGGTGCTGCAGTTTCTACCGGAGCAACCGGTTCTGAAAGTGCTGGCCTGGGTCGCCATTTTTGGTGGATTGGTCATGGCAGGGATTGGCGTTTACCGCTTTCTCAAGGTCCGCCGGGAAATCCCCCGGGTACAATCCTGAGGTTGCCGCTTATCCTCCGTTTGTTGGGATATGCAGGACAGGCGGCTAGTCAATATCGGATTTATCGATAACCAAATTCATGCAGCTCGACCAAATCAGAGTAAGTGCAATAACCCGCTGACAGTGATCAAAAAGCAATAGAGTCGCACATTCAGGTTCTGATCGAGTGTTGGGATTACTGTTTTAATACATCAAAAATGATTAGGTTGGCTGGCCTAATAAATGGCCAGATAGCGAAAAATGACTGGCGCATAGAACCACACTTCATTAAAAAGGTACTGTTAGTAATACTTGGCTCTTTAGCCAAAAATCACCCCAGTTGGCCTTGAATTGTGCCACTCCCTGTGCAAAGATCTTTAGGTAACGCTCAAAAAAAGTCTGTAAAACCTACCACCATCAACCATATAAACAGACGAATTGAGCGCGAGAGAAATCCGATAAAGCAGTTCCAATAAAGCAGTACAGGACAATCCGTACAGACACGTACACTAAAAATATCAATCGGATTCTAAAGCGGCATAAGTCCGTCTGAATCTCAGAAAAAGTTTCAACCTAAATAAATTAATAAAGTAGTAGTCGAGGGAGACAAAATGTTTCATAAACGTATGCTGTCACTGGCGGTTTCGCTGGTGGCTGGTGGTTCCCTGCCCCTTATTGCCCATGCTCAGGACGATCAGGCTGCCGAGCCCATGCTGGAAGAAATTCTTGTCCAGGGTGTTCGAGCTGCAGAGCTGAACGCTCGAGAAATTGAGCGTAACCGGGACATCTTCAGCTCCGTCATCTCTCAGGATGACGCAGGTAATTTTGCTGATCAGAACGTCGCTGAAGCGCTTCAGCGCCTTCCGGGTGTTACTATTCAGAAGAGTGACGGCCAGGGTGAATTTGTGAACGTCCGGGGTCTGGGTCCGAATTTCGTTGGCGTAAGCCTGAACAATTCTGAACTAGCCTCTTCAAGCACCGATAACCGTTCTGTCGCACTTAATTCGATTCCTGCTGACTTGATGGGGTCCATTGAAGTTTTCAAATCATTGACGCCGGATATGGACCTGAACTCGATTGGTGGCCGCGTCAACGTGAACTCAGTGACCGCGTTCTCCCGCGGTGAGGATAGCCTCAGATTAAGCCTTCAAGGGGCTATGCATGAGCAGCGTGGAGAATTTTCGCCGAAAGCGACTATCCAGGCTACTAAACTTCTCGCTGATGAAACGATTGGTATTGCGGTTTCCCTGTCTCACGAAGAGCGCGCTACCGAAGTTAATCAGATATTTCACGATACCAGCAACGACCTTCGATTCTTGCGCGTTTCTCGGCCACAGCTCGGTGATGACAGCAACAATCGTGAAAACAACGCCAGAAGCTCTCTGGAGTACCTGCAGGAAGGTGTAGTCGATCCTTATATCGATGAGCCGAGAATCCTGGCTCCCTGGGAGTTCGAGGTCCGTCAAGATGAGAGCGTACGCACTACTACGGCGGGTACCTTTAACGTGGAGTGGCGGCCAACCGACAATAGCGAGTACTTTGTTCGCTATGACCACTCAACCTTTACCGATGAAGAGCTGACCCTGCGGGAGTACTTCCGTTTTGGGCAGGGTGATGCACGGTACGTGTCCTATGTGAACCCTGAAAATAACAGCTTTGCCGTATCTGATACAGATTTGCAGCAGCACGTTTTCATCCAGGAGGCTGAAGATAAGACAACCACCTTCGCTCTGGGTGGCGAAAACAATATTGATCTGTGGACGGTGGACTACGAGTACCATAATTCAGTGGGCGAGCAAACCAATCCGGATGACAGAAGGGTACAGTTCCGAATTCAGTCGCTCCCAATGTACGCGCGGTCTTTCCAGGACGATATCGAAGCTCAGGTACTTTCGCGCACACAGATTCGCGCCTTGGCTGAACAGTCCGGTGCTGTAATTCCAACCTCCGGTGTTCCCGGAACGGGTGGCTATGCAGGTTTCCCTGGTTACGAGCTTGGAGAGCGTCGACAGGAAGCCTTTGTGTACGACGGGATATATCTGGAGGACGGCTTCCGCGAAGACGACGTGGAGCAGTTCAAACTGAATATCCGTCGTGATTTTGAAGGCGGCTTTGTCAACTACTTCAAGGCTGGTGTTCTCGCCAAAGAGCGTACCCGTAGCCGGGATCGCGCTCGTTGGAGTGTAAACCCGAGTGACTACCCCTTTGCTTGTGAAGGTGACGAAGAATGTCTTACCTGGGCAAACACGGGTATTGGTCGCGGCGATTTCGAAACCTATACACCTAGAAACCCTCGCTTCGATCACGATTTCATAACAACGGCTGATGCCGAAAATCTTCTCGATATTACGCGCCAAATCCCCTTGAACTTGGACCCGAATAGAAGTGGCCAAGCGAGCAAGAGCGATAACTACGCAATCTATGAAGAGAGCAATGAAGCTTATCTGATGGGTGAATTCAACCTGACAGATAACATGTGGTTGATTGCTGGTGCACGGTATGTAGAAACCGAGTTTGGTTCTACAGGTTGGTTCACTTTGCGTCACGATCGCTTCCAGCAGGAAGATGGCGTTGTTCGGGATATCGTAATGCCCCTCGGAGACCCAACAACCGGCGGTTTTGTCGTCAATCAGTACGATGGTGTATATCCCGGTCTGCATTTGCGTTGGGAGCCAAGAGACGACCTGTTGGTGAGAAGTTCCCTTTGGACCAACTACAATCGTCCTGACTACGATGACGCTAGTGCAGACGCCGGATTTGACGGTCGGGTTTTCCTGAGCGCAGCGGACCCGATTGAAGGCCGCGATAATTGCAGTGATAACCTTCAGGACGATTTGGGTGCGCCTAACGATGGTTATGTCGAGTTCATTTCGCAGAACTTCACCCTTTGTGAAGGAAACGCCTTAGAACTGGGCAATACTGATCTGAAAGCCATGGAAGCCACTAACTTCGATGCGTCGGTCAGTTGGTATGGGCCCAACGGCCACTTCGCCGAACTGGCCGTTTTCTATAAGCAAATCGATGACTTTATTGTTGAAGTAAGGGGTATTGATGTTGCGAGAAACGATCTTCCAGGTTCAGTTAAAGTGGCTTTGGATCGTATCGATTCGTCGAATGGCGGTGATCCGTCCATTACCGAGAACGTGTTCCGCATCGACCAGGACCATGTCTTCCAGGATGTAAATACCACGCTCAATGGGGATACGTCGTCAGTGTATGGTGCAGAAATCAGTTACTCCCGTTACTTTGATAACAATTTCTTTATTAACGGTAATATGACATTGCTTAGCAGTACCGCAGACGCAGGGGAGACGGTCCGTGCAGACGATATCAGGCTGCCAAATCAGGCTGACTTGACCGCAAACCTGACCTTGGGTTGGGAAAACGAGATGTTTTCTGCGCGTTTGATTCAAAATTATCGTAGTGAGGTTCTCAAGCAGATTGGTTCCTGCTCTGCCGCAGACATCCAGACTGACCGGGAGTGGGCGGCGCTGAATGATGCCAGTAATCCCGATGCGCTCGAAGGTGCAACGGGTTCAGGCGTTGTTTACCCGGAAAATTGTCGACGCTGGGCAGATGTGTTCCACGATGAAATCTTTGGCCTGGACTTCAAGGCCACTTACAACCTGAACGAAGACATTAAGTTCTACTTCGATGTCCTGAATGTGACAGAGGATGTAGATGTCTTCTATTTCCGTGGTAACGATTACTCCAACGGACCGGTGATGTATGAATCGGAAGGTTTGGGTCGCACCTTTCAGGTGGGGGCTACCATACGCTTCTGGTAAAAGAACTCATGGTTGATTGCTCTGCTATTGCGTAGAGCAATTAACTGGGGTGTAGAGAGATATCATTAGATAAAAACGTAGGAGATCAACCGATATGAAACTTAAATTATTAGCAGCATTAATGCTGGGCAGCACCCTGGTCGCTTGCGGTGGTAGTAGCGGCGGCGGTGGTGGCGGGGGCGGTAATGACGACCCCGATGACATCCCACAAGATGATCCGCCCGAGGAAGGTACTCAGATTGAAATTCAAGCTGAAACCTTGCCTCTGGTAGAGAACTTCGAAGCGACCAGTACGCTTGACTTCTTCAGTGACTCCTACAAAGCACTGAATACTCCAGCATCCAACACTATCGTGGATGAGGATGGCAATGAATCCACGCTGACCGATCCACATCCTTCGTTCTATTACCCGACCTGTTGCTTGTGGGCTGAAGACCCCGACACCGGGGAAGTGTCCATCGGCGAAGTTGATCCTGAGTCTACCAGTTGGATGGCGGGTAACGGCTATCTCGCATTGATTGACAGTGCTCGCATGAGCATCGGTCAGATTCTGTCCGATTTGACGGACGAAAATGCCAACGATAGAAAGAGCGATACCAGCGATGGTGCCGAAGGTGCTACCGCTGAGCTGGGCAGCTGGGGTGAGTTGGATCTGAGCGAACCCTACCGCGTTTCTTTCTGCCTGAACGACAACGGCCCTTGGGGCTCTGGTTTCAGTAATCTGGAGCTTTACGTCGACAACAACAGTGGTGGTCGCCAAGCTGACTCACTCTGGAGCACTGCTTCGTTACTGTTGCGAGAAGAAATCGGTACTTTCCAGGCCGGTAATCGCGTAGTCGTTGATGTTCCTGGTGATGCCTACATGATGGATAACGAAGGCAACCGTGTCGGAGACACCATCGCTGTTATCCCGGCACTGGATGGCGATAGCATGCCTGTGGGTACTTCTACCTCTTACTTGCAGCTGCGGGTGAGCAGCGGCGGTTACGCAGTGATCAGTAACCTGGTGGTAGAACATCAGGCTGGTGATGCCGTGGAATACGCCACCTGTGAAGTCAACGAAGAGTATGTGCAGCCTCCGCAGTTCGAAGGTGTTGCATTCGAAGGTCTGCCGCTGAGCGTTAACCTCGACATGACATTCGAAGAGTTCTTCGGTGAGGAAAACGAAATCTTTCTGGCTTTCCCGGATGATTTGACCAAGCCGTTCTACAACCCGCGCGCTGGTTCTTCCCGCATGTATGTTGCGAATAACGCGATTACCTGGGGCGATGGTCGGTTCTACGTTGGTCATGATGAAGGCACCGGTCTGGAGGCCGTCGGCGGAATCGACTTGAGCCAGCCATATACCGTCAGCTTCACCGTCAACAAGGCTAACGACGCTGGTGGCAATTTCATGATCTACGTGAACAACACTGAATCTGGCACCGGTAGTGCAGAAGATGGTTGGAACTCAGTGCATGAAGACGCTACTACTATTTACTCCGCAACACTGGACACCCTCACAGATGGTCAGGAAGTAGTTATCGAGTCCGATGTGGGCACTGCTACTTCTTTCTTCCAGTTCCGCTGTGATTCAGGCTGTGGTCAGCCTGAGGGTCCGGATTCTGAGCTGGGCATCACGCTGAGCGATATTGTAATCCAGTATCAGGACTCTAATGGTGGAGACGCAGGGCTGATCAATGAAGCTTTTGAGGGCATTACATCAGAAGACTTCTACAGCACTGAATATCGCCATGTGTCCACTGACGCCAGTACCTCCTTCTATTATGAGACCGGTGGTACAACTGCTGTAGTGGATGGTGTTCTGAGCTTTGATTCTTCTCGTATCACAGCAGGTGACCGGACTCGGGCCGCCACTACGTCCGAAACCACTGA is a window from the Marinimicrobium koreense genome containing:
- a CDS encoding YidH family protein is translated as MSDTDLRDHLAVERTHLANERTLLSYIRTALSVIIGGGVVLQFLPEQPVLKVLAWVAIFGGLVMAGIGVYRFLKVRREIPRVQS
- a CDS encoding TonB-dependent receptor, whose amino-acid sequence is MFHKRMLSLAVSLVAGGSLPLIAHAQDDQAAEPMLEEILVQGVRAAELNAREIERNRDIFSSVISQDDAGNFADQNVAEALQRLPGVTIQKSDGQGEFVNVRGLGPNFVGVSLNNSELASSSTDNRSVALNSIPADLMGSIEVFKSLTPDMDLNSIGGRVNVNSVTAFSRGEDSLRLSLQGAMHEQRGEFSPKATIQATKLLADETIGIAVSLSHEERATEVNQIFHDTSNDLRFLRVSRPQLGDDSNNRENNARSSLEYLQEGVVDPYIDEPRILAPWEFEVRQDESVRTTTAGTFNVEWRPTDNSEYFVRYDHSTFTDEELTLREYFRFGQGDARYVSYVNPENNSFAVSDTDLQQHVFIQEAEDKTTTFALGGENNIDLWTVDYEYHNSVGEQTNPDDRRVQFRIQSLPMYARSFQDDIEAQVLSRTQIRALAEQSGAVIPTSGVPGTGGYAGFPGYELGERRQEAFVYDGIYLEDGFREDDVEQFKLNIRRDFEGGFVNYFKAGVLAKERTRSRDRARWSVNPSDYPFACEGDEECLTWANTGIGRGDFETYTPRNPRFDHDFITTADAENLLDITRQIPLNLDPNRSGQASKSDNYAIYEESNEAYLMGEFNLTDNMWLIAGARYVETEFGSTGWFTLRHDRFQQEDGVVRDIVMPLGDPTTGGFVVNQYDGVYPGLHLRWEPRDDLLVRSSLWTNYNRPDYDDASADAGFDGRVFLSAADPIEGRDNCSDNLQDDLGAPNDGYVEFISQNFTLCEGNALELGNTDLKAMEATNFDASVSWYGPNGHFAELAVFYKQIDDFIVEVRGIDVARNDLPGSVKVALDRIDSSNGGDPSITENVFRIDQDHVFQDVNTTLNGDTSSVYGAEISYSRYFDNNFFINGNMTLLSSTADAGETVRADDIRLPNQADLTANLTLGWENEMFSARLIQNYRSEVLKQIGSCSAADIQTDREWAALNDASNPDALEGATGSGVVYPENCRRWADVFHDEIFGLDFKATYNLNEDIKFYFDVLNVTEDVDVFYFRGNDYSNGPVMYESEGLGRTFQVGATIRFW